A region from the Penaeus monodon isolate SGIC_2016 chromosome 17, NSTDA_Pmon_1, whole genome shotgun sequence genome encodes:
- the LOC119583682 gene encoding uncharacterized protein LOC119583682 — MADFLESNLFRPTAPREPFFKKPRRKKIKVDEDTDAFDQEPPKDSRPFAAIGVASLAASQILDTHATKQKKVMVTNGLVRIPGPPVTPTRRRRNIPTNASQSGPSPSTKETRSPQRVALGRSRSFRAKKGHDYENVSLRRNSIVGLQVLKILAEREASTSGEGEVSSVCQVLEQFNKMNLVQDKTKQTVSEENKRKVEASKTNQDNTVSQTKSAPAKDKNSDKDHELAQTSESSGEKPVTAEGLPQKTEDACKKCANNKTSPDTTQNGGEDSDLQPCKKHRKDKRKKLLRLLRLLLGLSWKRKPRKEDKQFLITEEVTQEEDSSRGTVLKKPKLSKKVSFRTKHCIDDQAAGSRGEPAFLVSKKRRPRKKTMRRASRRMKKSLGRGCRYIGHGLANMTSMIPEASYVGPITPYRDFDDDYITGDYI; from the exons ATGGCAGACTTCCTGGAGAGCAACCTCTTCCGCCCCACCGCCCCGAGAGAGCCGTTCTTCAAGAAGCCCAGGCGGAAGAAAATCAAAGTGGACGAAGACACTGACGCTTTTGACCAAGAACCTCCGAAAGATTCTCGTCCCTTCGCAGCCATCGGGGTGGCGTCTCTCGCAGCCTCCCAGATCTTAGACACTCACGCTACGAAGCAGAAGAAGGTGATGGTCACCAACGGCCTCGTGAGAATACCCGGACCGCCCGTCACGCCCACGCGCAGGAGGAGGAACATCCCTACAAATGCTTCGCAGTCAGGTCCGTCTCCATCCACGAAGGAAACCCGCTCGCCGCAGAGGGTGGCTCTAGGCCGCTCGAGGAGCTTCAGGGCTAAAAAAGGACACGACTATGAGAACGTTTCTTTACGGAGAAATTCCATAGTTGGGCTGCAGGTGCTGAAAATCTTAGCTGAGCGGGAGGCTAGTACCAGCGGCGAAGGTGAAGTTTCCAGTGTCTGTCAAGTCCTGGAGCAGTTCAACAAGATGAATTTGGTACAGGATAAAACGAAACAGACCGTCAGCGAAGAAAATAAACGCAAAGTCGAGGCCTCGAAAACGAACCAAGACAACACCGTTTCTCAAACCAAGTCGGCCCCTGCAAAAGACAAAAATAGTGATAAGGACCACGAGCTAGCACAGACGTCTGAGTCCTCGGGGGAAAAGCCCGTGACTGCCGAAGGGCTCCCGCAGAAGACAGAAGACGCCTGCAAGAAGTGTGCGAACAATAAAACCTCCCCCGACACGACGCAAAATGGCGGCGAGGATTCCGATCTTCAGCCCTGCAAAAAGCACCGGAAAGACAAACGCAAAAAACTCTTGCGACTCCTACGCTTGCTCTTAGGACTCAGCTGGAAAAGGAAACCCAGGAAAGAAGACAAACAATTCTTAATCACAGAGGAAGTCACTCAGGAGGAAGACAGTAGTCGAGGAACCGTTCTCAAGAAGCCTAAATTGTCCAAGAAGGTGTCGTTCAGAACCAAGCACTGCATAGACGACCAGGCGGCGGGGTCGAGGGGCGAGCCGGCCTTCCTGGTGTCGAAGAAGAGGAGGCCCAGGAAAAAG ACCATGCGTCGCGCCAGTCGTCGGATGAAGAAGTCCCTCGGTCGCGGTTGTCGGTACATCGGGCACGGCTTGGCCAACATGACCTCCATGATACCCGAAGCTTCTTACGTGGGGCCCATCACCCCTTATCGTGACTTCGATGACGACTACATCACCGGCGACTACATCTAG